In Phycisphaerales bacterium, the following are encoded in one genomic region:
- a CDS encoding amidohydrolase family protein yields the protein MRCAGIADARGTVRASDSLLVQATGRYARRVLAIGTQEEVRTHPAFAAAEPVDWPDRVVAPALVNAHAHLDLTHIGPQPMGEGGFASWIDMVRRGRHTHEADIAASVRAGIDLLLRGGSVAVGDIAGSVGGAPSLAPARALDSAGLSGVSFLEFFALSPDGSPGLDRALEQMNACTPTSMCLGLEPHAPYSASLGAYERAGATGAPICTHLAESMAERELIARGVGPIAAMLDGLGLWSSDVAASFGQGLSPVAHLRSVLDGVLAVHLNDLNDADVALLAESGARVAYCPRASTYFGAPEAFGPHRYRDLLAAGVPVALGTDSIINLPAESIEGRGICVLDEARLLLERDGVAPEVLAAMLYRHAPVALGLPEQVFKAGAEVLGLISVESDGGDAARALVASRGGVALA from the coding sequence GTGCGATGCGCAGGAATTGCCGACGCCCGCGGCACGGTGCGCGCAAGCGACAGCCTGCTCGTGCAAGCGACAGGCCGCTACGCCCGCCGCGTGCTGGCAATCGGCACGCAGGAGGAGGTCCGGACCCATCCCGCTTTTGCCGCCGCCGAGCCGGTCGATTGGCCCGACCGCGTCGTCGCGCCCGCCCTGGTCAACGCCCACGCCCACCTGGACCTGACCCACATCGGCCCTCAGCCCATGGGTGAGGGCGGCTTCGCGTCGTGGATCGACATGGTCCGCCGCGGCCGCCACACGCACGAGGCCGACATCGCCGCCAGCGTGCGCGCCGGGATCGACCTGCTGCTCAGGGGCGGCTCGGTGGCGGTGGGGGACATCGCCGGCTCGGTGGGCGGCGCTCCCTCGCTGGCGCCCGCTCGGGCGCTCGATTCGGCGGGTTTGTCGGGCGTCTCGTTCCTGGAGTTCTTCGCGCTCTCGCCCGACGGCTCGCCGGGGCTCGACCGCGCCCTGGAACAGATGAACGCCTGCACGCCGACGAGCATGTGTCTGGGCCTGGAGCCCCATGCACCCTACTCGGCGTCGCTGGGGGCATACGAGCGAGCCGGGGCGACCGGGGCGCCGATCTGCACGCACCTGGCCGAGAGCATGGCCGAGCGGGAACTGATCGCCCGCGGCGTGGGCCCCATCGCGGCGATGCTCGATGGGCTGGGGCTCTGGTCGAGCGACGTCGCGGCCAGCTTCGGGCAGGGCCTCAGCCCGGTGGCCCACCTGCGGAGCGTGCTGGACGGCGTGCTGGCGGTGCACCTGAACGATCTCAACGACGCCGACGTGGCGCTCCTGGCCGAGAGCGGGGCGCGTGTGGCGTACTGCCCGCGGGCGTCGACCTACTTCGGCGCGCCCGAGGCATTCGGGCCGCATCGCTATCGCGACCTCCTGGCGGCGGGCGTGCCCGTGGCCCTTGGGACCGATTCGATCATCAACCTGCCTGCCGAGAGCATCGAAGGGCGTGGAATCTGCGTGCTGGACGAGGCCAGGCTGCTGCTTGAGCGCGACGGCGTGGCGCCCGAGGTGCTGGCCGCCATGCTCTACCGTCATGCTCCGGTCGCGCTTGGCCTGCCCGAGCAGGTCTTCAAGGCTGGCGCCGAGGTCCTCGGCCTGATCAGCGTCGAGTCGGATGGGGGAGATGCCGCACGCGCGTTGGTGGCCTCCCGGGGCGGCGTGGCGCTGGCGTAA
- a CDS encoding enoyl-CoA hydratase/isomerase family protein gives MTTPLPVHTDDRGQPVLIVELTQDSPVVVLDKPLLEALDATLASLDLDGVAGVVLASASEKVFVAGADLKAVRDLSDADLMAYLEFGASVFARLHQMPLWTAAAINGAALGGGLELAMHCDGLIGAPGGKPYPVGLPEAGLGICPGWGGTNLLPARMTPAVAIEKTAAGAPLPYPDAADAGLFDLIAQEAAGLRQLAADWIRGQGPAPTRDGAPLKWIGRNPEPVREALQAVEDSLPDTGAARAVAEAVAVGLGTPQGEITEPFGQTGGGWPAALKCERQHLVRLRHEPAGREAIEKFFNKSK, from the coding sequence ATGACCACCCCCCTGCCCGTCCACACCGACGACCGCGGCCAGCCCGTCCTCATCGTCGAGCTCACGCAAGATTCCCCCGTCGTCGTGCTCGACAAGCCGCTGCTCGAGGCCCTGGACGCCACCCTGGCCAGTCTCGACCTGGACGGCGTCGCCGGCGTGGTCCTGGCCAGCGCGTCGGAGAAGGTCTTCGTCGCCGGGGCCGACCTCAAGGCCGTGCGGGACCTCTCGGACGCCGACCTGATGGCGTACCTGGAGTTCGGGGCGTCCGTCTTCGCCCGCCTGCACCAGATGCCCCTGTGGACGGCCGCGGCCATTAACGGCGCCGCCCTCGGCGGCGGGCTCGAACTGGCCATGCACTGCGACGGGCTCATCGGGGCCCCGGGCGGCAAGCCCTACCCCGTGGGCCTGCCCGAGGCCGGCCTTGGCATCTGCCCGGGCTGGGGCGGCACGAACCTGCTGCCCGCCCGCATGACGCCGGCCGTCGCCATCGAGAAGACCGCCGCCGGCGCCCCCTTGCCCTACCCCGACGCCGCCGACGCCGGCCTCTTCGACCTGATCGCCCAGGAGGCCGCCGGCCTGCGACAGCTCGCCGCCGACTGGATCCGCGGCCAGGGCCCGGCCCCCACCCGCGACGGCGCGCCCCTGAAGTGGATCGGCCGCAACCCCGAGCCCGTGCGCGAGGCGCTCCAGGCCGTCGAGGATTCCCTGCCCGACACCGGCGCCGCCCGCGCCGTGGCCGAGGCGGTCGCCGTGGGCCTGGGCACGCCCCAGGGCGAGATCACCGAGCCCTTCGGCCAGACCGGCGGCGGCTGGCCCGCCGCGCTGAAGTGCGAACGCCAGCACCTGGTGCGCCTGCGCCACGAGCCGGCGGGGCGCGAGGCCATCGAGAAGTTCTTCAATAAGAGCAAGTAG
- a CDS encoding OmpA family protein: MTGSLKKTTRPLALLTMGGIALSTLGGCVSQSRFDAAERDNRMLRDQLAQLEQQSGSYDGQLENERRLRQQAEAAASQANQALAGAQDDLARMEDQLLRLGEQVDNVALMTLDRRTDQALRELARKYAGRIVYDPDRGMLRFSSDLTFASGSDAVTAEGRQSLQDLATILKAPEARGYELEIVGHTDSQPISSGTATRHPSNMHLAAHRAISVRRELVTMGLPASQIQASGWGEHRPLVPNTSSGNTPQNRRVEIFIRPSTGGMQVDFATVPGSVDAPIDDARGTSGRGPIDK, translated from the coding sequence ATGACCGGCAGCTTGAAGAAGACCACCCGTCCGCTCGCCCTGCTCACGATGGGCGGCATCGCCCTGTCCACCCTGGGCGGCTGCGTCAGCCAGAGCCGCTTCGACGCGGCCGAGCGCGACAACCGCATGCTCCGCGACCAGCTCGCCCAGCTCGAGCAGCAGAGCGGCAGCTACGACGGCCAGCTCGAGAACGAGCGCCGCCTGCGTCAGCAGGCCGAGGCCGCCGCCAGCCAGGCCAACCAGGCCCTGGCGGGCGCCCAGGACGACCTCGCCCGCATGGAGGACCAGCTCCTGCGCCTGGGCGAGCAGGTCGACAACGTCGCCCTGATGACCCTGGACCGCCGCACCGACCAGGCCCTGCGCGAGCTGGCCCGCAAGTACGCCGGCCGCATCGTCTACGACCCCGACCGCGGCATGCTCCGCTTCAGCAGCGACCTGACCTTCGCCAGCGGCAGCGACGCCGTGACGGCCGAGGGCCGCCAGAGCCTCCAGGACCTGGCCACCATCCTCAAGGCCCCCGAGGCCCGCGGTTACGAGCTGGAGATCGTCGGCCACACCGACAGCCAGCCCATCAGCAGCGGCACCGCCACGCGGCACCCCAGCAACATGCACCTGGCCGCCCACCGGGCCATCTCGGTGCGGCGCGAGCTGGTGACCATGGGCCTGCCCGCCAGCCAGATCCAGGCCAGCGGCTGGGGCGAGCACCGCCCGCTGGTGCCCAACACCTCCAGCGGCAACACGCCCCAGAACCGCCGCGTGGAGATCTTCATCCGCCCCAGCACCGGCGGCATGCAGGTCGACTTCGCGACCGTCCCCGGCAGCGTCGACGCCCCCATCGACGACGCCCGCGGCACCAGCGGCCGCGGCCCGATCGATAAGTAA